The following is a genomic window from Niabella soli DSM 19437.
CTTTTTCTTTTTAGCCGGGGCTTTCTTGGCTGGTGCAGCTTTTGCCGTTTTTTTAGCTGCGGCTTTCGCGGTAGCTTCTTCTTCGTCTTTGCCTTCTTCTTCAACAAAAGCTTCCTCTGTACCAATAGATGTGGTAGCTTTCACGATTCTTTTTCTTTTAGGTCGCTCGGTGCTGGCAGCTTTAGAATCAGTAACGGCCTGGCTATCAAGAATTTTATAGATCAGGTCCTGTTTGTTTAACTTTTTGGCGTTAGAAATTTTCAACTGTTCGGCAATATCCAACAGTTCAGGAACGAGCATATCGTTCAATTGTAAAATATCATACATAAAAAATGTGTGGGATTAATCAAAAGATTAAATCTTAAAAGTGATAATTTTTGAATGAAACTTAGTTTTTTTCGGATTGATAAATGGTAATTGACACTACCACCCAGCAGAGATGATCATATGTTATAGGGTCATTTCTATATCAAAAATAGTGTGTTTTCCATAAAATCAAAAATTTTTAATAATTATGTCTCCTTTTTGGGTAATTGTTAACGGACTTTCAGGAAAATCTTTTTTGCTAAGCTCCCGTATTCGGGCAATTACTTTTTTTTCCGGGTCCAGTTGCGGGGTACGGTCGTCAGCCGGCAATTGCCGGGTAGCAATAATGCGGCCATTTACAAAATTTCCTTCCCGGTTGACCCTTATTTTTAAAATAGGCGCCCAACCCATCGGTCCTTTTAAACTGATTGCGCCATAAGTAGCATAATTACCCAGACTATAGGCGATGAATTTCCTTTTGTACAGCTCTACACCCCTGGTTACATGCGGGCCGCTGCCCAAAACGAGGTCTGCGCCTGCATCAATGCAGCTCCGGGCAAAACTATATACATTCCCCCGGTTTTCGCCGCGGAAAACTTCAGTATTGCGGGTAACATGCTCCGTAGTATCCCCTTCGGCGCCGCCGTGAAAAAAAACCATCAGGATATCTGTGCTGTCCCTTATTTTTTTTATCTGTTTGAGCACCGCACCGGGTTGCGCAATCTGCAGATGCCGCCAACCAAATCCCACCCCAATGATCCCATAGCGGATATTGTTTTTAGAAATGATTTTATAGGAATGGCGGGGCCTGATGCCTGCGTAGGCAATGCCGGCTTTGTCCAGAAGTTGCATGGTTTGCGCCAGGGCGGCCGTGCCAAAATCGCCTGAGTGATTATTGGCAAGACTTAGAAAATCGAATCCCGCATTTTTAAAATAATTTTCCGTTCCGGGCGGCATGCGAAAAACATAACAGTTCCCCAGGATAGAGCATTTTTTGTCTGGAAGAGAGGAATCCGTGAGTACTCCCTCCATATTTCCGACGAGAAAATGACTATTTTTTAGTGAATCTGCCAATTCTAGTAATATATTATGCTTTGGCATTCTTGATCTGTCTGGATAATCAGACCCTAGCATCAGGTCTCCAACAGCGGTGATCGTAATAGTTGTATCCACAGCAGCGGACGCCTTTTTTTCCGATGGTTCAGTGGGGACCGGTTTCGGGCTTTTACAGCCCATAAGAATAAGGCCGGCCCCGAAGATAAAAAGCAGTTGCATAATAAAGTAAAGGTATAAAGAATACGAGGATCAAAAATGCAATTAATATCTTTGTTGCCTAAGTGTATAATAATGTTTAATAAAAGAATTAAAGTAAAAGAGCTTTTACAGCAAGCGCCGGAGGGGCAACAGGTAACAGTAATGGGTTGGGTACGGACTTTTAGAAATAACCAGTTCATTGCGTTAAACGACGGCTCCACCAACACTAACCTGCAGGTGGTGGCTGAACTGGGAAAATTTGAGGAGGGCTTGCTGAAGCGCATTACAACTTCCGCGTCGCTTAAAATAACGGGCACGGTAGTGCCTTCTGTGGGTAAAGGACAAAAACTGGAAATAAAAGCAACTACTATTGAAATATTGGGGGATTCTGATGCGGAAGCCTACCCGTTGCAACCCAAAAAACATTCCCTGGAATTTTTGAGGGAAAAAGCACATCTGCGGTTTCGGACCAATACGTTCGGTTCCGTTTTCCGTATACGGCATGCGCTGGCCTTTGCCGTGCATAAATTTTTTAATGAGAAAGGATTCGTTTATTTACATACCCCGATCATTACCGCTAGCGATGCCGAGGGCGCGGGTGAAATGTTCCGTGTAACCACGCTGCCTTTTGAAAATACGCCCCGTAATGAAGACGGGTCTGTAAATTTTAAAGAAGATTTTTTTGGAAAATCGACCAACTTAACTGTTAGTGGTCAATTAGAGGGAGAATTGGGCGCGACAGCCTTTGGCGAAATCTATACCTTTGGGCCTACATTTCGTGCGGAAAACAGCAATACGGCAAGGCACCTGGCCGAATTCTGGATGATTGAACCTGAGATGGCGTTCTGTGATCTGGAAGACAATGCCAATCTTGCGGAGGAGTTTATTAAATATATCGTCCGTTATGTACTGGAAAACAACCGGGAGGATGTTGAATTTCTGGCCCAGCGCTTGGCAGAGGAGGAAAAACAACTGCCGCAGGATAAGCGCAGTGAAATGGGACTGATCGAAAAACTGGAATTTGTACTGAACAACGATTTCCAGCGCCTGAGCTATACAGAGGCGATCGATATTTTAAAAGAAAGCAATTATAATAAAAAGAAAAAATTCCAGTATCCCGTTACCGGTTGGGGTATGGACCTGCAGAGTGAGCATGAGCGTTATCTGGTGGAAAAGCATTTTAAAAAGCCGGTGATCCTGATGAACTATCCCGCTTCAATAAAAGCATTTTACATGCGGTTGAATGAAGACGGCAAAACGGTGGCGGCCATGGATATATTAGCTCCGGGCATTGGAGAGATAGTAGGTGGTTCCCAGCGGGAAGAGCGCCTGGAGGTATTGTTGGAAAAAATGAAAGCCATGCATATTCCCGAGGAAGAGTTGAGTTGGTACCTGGATACCCGCCGTTTTGGAACGGTGCCACATGCAGGGTTTGGACTGGGTTTTGAGCGGATGATCCAGTTTGTGACGGGCATGGGTAATATCCGGGACGTGATCGCGTTTCCGCGGACACCGAAGAGTGCAGAGTTTTAGGGCAAACAATAAACTATTAATTAAAATGGCAACTTATAAAAAGAGTTGCCATTTTTTATTTAATTTCAAAAAGAAAATCTTTTAAACTTTCCCGATGAAGGGCGGCTAAAATGTGTTTTTCAGCCGGGAAAGCGGCAAAAAGGGAAGCTTTTAAAACAATACCTTCCCGTATTTCCTGCTGTTTATTTTCCTGGTTTCTCCGGCAGCCAGGGCATGGGCGGAATTTTTGCGGGCATGCGATAATAGTTGTTTCTTAAAGAATCATTCCATCCCGCCGGGTTTTTATCAAAGCTCCGGCTGTTAAAGTAAACGCTGCCTTCGATTTTGGGATTGCTTCTTAAAATTTTTATCTGGTCCGGTATCTGAGAGGGTTTCCGCCAGTTGGCGTTGCTATTCTCATAATAACGATAGATGCCATGGCCAATGTATACATGCCGGCCATAACTATGCCTTGCCCACCAATCTACCAGGGTTTCGTAAGGGATCAGTTTATCTCCAATTTCACGATACAACTGTGGGGTTACATAATCGATCCATCCCTTGCGCAGCCATAATAAAATATCGGCATAAAGGTCGTCATAGTTGGTCATCCCCGCTTTTGAATTGCTGCCTTCAGGATCCTGCGAGGCGTTTCTCCATACAGCAAAGGGGCTGATGCCGAATTTGCACCAGGGCTTTATGGTTTTAATAGCGATGTCCAGGTTCCGGATCATAGAATCCACATTGGCCCTTCTCCAATCGGCCTTGCTCAAACGTGTGCCGGACATTTTATAGGCATAATCATCCGGGAACGGTTTTGACCCGATCGGGTAAGGATAAAAATAATCATCCATGTGAATACCGTCCACATCATAGCGGCGAACAATATCTTTTACGATTTCGATAACAAATTGCTGTACCTGTTTATTGGCGGGGTTAAAATAGCGGGTAGTTCCGTAGGTTACAAACCAGTCGGGCTTTTTGCGGATCATGTTGTCCGGTGCAATGGACGAAGATCCTATTCTAAACTCCGCGCGATAGGGATTCAGCCAGGCATGAAACTCCATTCCCCTTTTATGCGCTTCCGTAATCATAAAGGCAAGCGGATCGTAAAAAGGAACGGGCGCCCTGCCCTGTACGCCGGTAAGCCATTCGCTCCAGGGCTCATAAGGAGATGGGTAAAAAGCATCACCGCTGGGGCGCACCTGAACGATGACGGCATTCATGCCGTTTCGCTTGTGCATATCCAGTTGGCGGATAAACTCTGCTTTCTGCTGTTCGACGGTGGCGTTTTTTGGAGGCCAGTCGATTCCCAGAACGGTGGCAATCCAGACACCGCGAAATTCATATTCCGGATTCTGTGCTGTTACGCGGGTACATAGCGCGAAAGCTATCATGCAGACAAGGGCAATACGGATCTGTTTCATAGCTTACAAATGTAATTGAACCGGTGGGTAATAAAAAACCGTTATCACTTATGCAGTTTGTCCAGCATGGCGCTGATCAGCTCAGCTTCTTCGGGGCTTACGGCGCTAAAGAATTCAGCTATATGATCTTCTGTATTGTCGAGCAGTTCTAATTTTTCCAGTCCTTTGTCCGTGATCGCTACATCCACCAGGCGGTTATCAGTATTATTTATATTTTTTGTAACAAGTTCTTTCAGCACCAGGCGATCTACGATGCGGCTGGTATCGCTCATTTTATCCATCATGCGTTCGCGGATCTGCAGGGTGGAAAGAGGGTTGGGCAGGCATCCTCTTAATATGCGTAAAATATTATACTGCTGAATGGTAAGATTTTCTCTTTTGAATCCGGTCTTTAAAAAAGATTGGAGATTCCCGCTTGTGTAGATCAAATTGAGCGCAAGTTTTTGGTAGCTGTTTTTAAAAGTACGTTGGTTTAATTTTTCCTGAATAGACATAACCACGGTTTAGTTTCTTATCTTTTCAAAACAAAGCTATTTTGAAAATAATTTGAATATGAAATTTAATAAAAAAATGTCATTTCCGGTGCATAAGATTATAATGAAGGATGTTAAATTATTTTAGTAATGGAGTATAAGATTTTAGGGGCGGCAGGCTGGAAGGTTTCAGCATTGAGTTTTGGCTGCATGTCGCTTGATGACAGCACTGCCACAGAAGCCGCAACCCTTATTGGCCGGGCGGTTGATGCAGGGATCAATTTTTTTGATACGGCCGATCTTTATGAGAAAGGGGTGAATGAAGAGAAAGTAGGCAAGGCGCTGAAAGCAGTTCGGGACAAGGTTTTTATCGCCACCAAGGCAGGCAACCAATGGCGGGCGGATGGCTCCGGATGGGACTGGAACCCGCGACCCGCCTATATTCTGGACTGTGTGGAAAAGAGCCTGCAGCGGTTGCAGACAGATTATATTGACCTGTACCAACTGCACGGCGGAACAATGGAAGATCCTATTGACGACATTATTGATCTGTTTGAACGG
Proteins encoded in this region:
- the asnS gene encoding asparagine--tRNA ligase, coding for MFNKRIKVKELLQQAPEGQQVTVMGWVRTFRNNQFIALNDGSTNTNLQVVAELGKFEEGLLKRITTSASLKITGTVVPSVGKGQKLEIKATTIEILGDSDAEAYPLQPKKHSLEFLREKAHLRFRTNTFGSVFRIRHALAFAVHKFFNEKGFVYLHTPIITASDAEGAGEMFRVTTLPFENTPRNEDGSVNFKEDFFGKSTNLTVSGQLEGELGATAFGEIYTFGPTFRAENSNTARHLAEFWMIEPEMAFCDLEDNANLAEEFIKYIVRYVLENNREDVEFLAQRLAEEEKQLPQDKRSEMGLIEKLEFVLNNDFQRLSYTEAIDILKESNYNKKKKFQYPVTGWGMDLQSEHERYLVEKHFKKPVILMNYPASIKAFYMRLNEDGKTVAAMDILAPGIGEIVGGSQREERLEVLLEKMKAMHIPEEELSWYLDTRRFGTVPHAGFGLGFERMIQFVTGMGNIRDVIAFPRTPKSAEF
- a CDS encoding MarR family winged helix-turn-helix transcriptional regulator, which encodes MSIQEKLNQRTFKNSYQKLALNLIYTSGNLQSFLKTGFKRENLTIQQYNILRILRGCLPNPLSTLQIRERMMDKMSDTSRIVDRLVLKELVTKNINNTDNRLVDVAITDKGLEKLELLDNTEDHIAEFFSAVSPEEAELISAMLDKLHK
- a CDS encoding CapA family protein, with product MDTTITITAVGDLMLGSDYPDRSRMPKHNILLELADSLKNSHFLVGNMEGVLTDSSLPDKKCSILGNCYVFRMPPGTENYFKNAGFDFLSLANNHSGDFGTAALAQTMQLLDKAGIAYAGIRPRHSYKIISKNNIRYGIIGVGFGWRHLQIAQPGAVLKQIKKIRDSTDILMVFFHGGAEGDTTEHVTRNTEVFRGENRGNVYSFARSCIDAGADLVLGSGPHVTRGVELYKRKFIAYSLGNYATYGAISLKGPMGWAPILKIRVNREGNFVNGRIIATRQLPADDRTPQLDPEKKVIARIRELSKKDFPESPLTITQKGDIIIKNF
- a CDS encoding glycoside hydrolase family 10 protein, with protein sequence MKQIRIALVCMIAFALCTRVTAQNPEYEFRGVWIATVLGIDWPPKNATVEQQKAEFIRQLDMHKRNGMNAVIVQVRPSGDAFYPSPYEPWSEWLTGVQGRAPVPFYDPLAFMITEAHKRGMEFHAWLNPYRAEFRIGSSSIAPDNMIRKKPDWFVTYGTTRYFNPANKQVQQFVIEIVKDIVRRYDVDGIHMDDYFYPYPIGSKPFPDDYAYKMSGTRLSKADWRRANVDSMIRNLDIAIKTIKPWCKFGISPFAVWRNASQDPEGSNSKAGMTNYDDLYADILLWLRKGWIDYVTPQLYREIGDKLIPYETLVDWWARHSYGRHVYIGHGIYRYYENSNANWRKPSQIPDQIKILRSNPKIEGSVYFNSRSFDKNPAGWNDSLRNNYYRMPAKIPPMPWLPEKPGK